DNA from Parvularcula marina:
ATATGCGCCGCGATATCGATCGCTGTGCCCTGATCCTCCCAGCCCAGGATGACCGGCGCGAGGATGAGATGCGCTGAGGAGCTGACAGGAATGAACTCAGTCAGGCCCTGCACGATCGCGAGGATAATGAGATGAATGATCAGCATGAAAACCTCGCAAGGGGCACGCAAGTGAAGGGGACACGAGCCTTGCCCTTACGCCGCCTCGCAAAGCTGCGCCAAGGGACTTGCGCGAAATGACGGAGCTATGGCTTTTGCCGTTTCGCAACGCCCTCTATGGTAGAAGGGCACGCCATCGTTTCACCGGAGACCCCCATGCGGCTTCTTTCGCTCTTTGCCTTCCTTGCCCTCATGTTCAGCGCCTGCGCTTCGACACCGGGCGGTAGCAATTCGAACATTGTCGAGGCCGGCCAGCGTGAGCCTTTCGATGCCGCGCAATATCTTCTGGGGCCGGGCGACCGGATCCGGCTGATTGTTTATAATGAGGCTGATCTCTCGGGTGAATTCACGATCGATGGCGCAGGGCAGGTCTCCCTGCCGCTGATCGGTGAGGTTGAGGCGAATGGCCTGACAGTCAGCGAGTGGCGTCAAGCGGTCGATGCCAAGCTGCGGGGCGGGTATCTCAAAGACCCGCGGGTCAGCGCCGAGGTGGCGGCCTACCGGCCCTATTATATCCTCGGCGAAGTCGAGCGGGCCGGCACCTATCCCTATCAGTCGGGTCTGACGGTGCTGAATGCCGTCGCGACGGCAGAGGGCTTCACCTACCGCGCCAACCAGAAATACGTCTTCATCCGCCGCGATGGGGAGAGTGTTGAGACCCGGTATGACCTGACTTCGACGACGCCGGTGCGGCCGGGCGATACGATCCGGATCGGCGAACGATTCTTTTGATCTGAGGTTAACGTCGCTGACGGATTTCCCGTTTCTGGACGGGATTCGTCCACGTCTTCACGAATGTGAAACTGTAATTCACTAGGGTCTGGCCCAAGTTTTGCACCATTCCGCGTGCAGGATTGCGACGTCAGAAGGGGCGACCCCGTGTTTCGAGATAAGCTTCACCGTCCGGCCATCATTGGTGCCACCACCATTGGCCTGGTCATTTCCAGCTTCGGCGGGGTTGCACTCGCCGAGTCCCTCTTCATTCGTGACCGGAATATCTCGGTGCTGGAGCGTGAGCGCCCTGGCTATGAGGCCGAGGGCTTGCGGACCGGCCAGTTCATCATCAAGCCAAAGGTCGATGTCGGGGTGGGCTACAGCTCGAACGTCTTTGCCCTGTCCGATGTGGATGCCGCGCTTGGATTTGATGTCTTCGAGGACGAAAGCGACGTCTACGCCTTTGCTCGTCCAAGCGTGCGGTTCGAAAGCGACTGGAGCCGCCATGCAATCGCCGGCGGCGCCTATGTCGAGGCTGTGCGCTTTAACGAATTTGACGAAGAGAGCATGGTCGATTGGGGCGCCTATCTCGATGGCCAGATCGACGTCACCGAATTTGCCGACTTTTTTGGCGGGCTGTCCTATGACCGCCTGAATGAAAGCCGCCGCAGCTATAATTCAGCATTCCTCTTCGACGAGCCGATCAATTACACCCAAGGCGAAATTTATGGCGGCTACCGTCAGGAATTCGGCCGGGTAAAGATCAAGGGGCAGCTTGGTGCCCAGACGCGCGATTATGACGACGCGCAGGTGATCCCGCTGGTTGTTGTCACGCCGGGCCTTTTCTTCAATGCGGATCAGGACTTCCGGGACCGCACCGCGATCACGGCCTTGGGTGAGGTTGCCTTTGCGGTTACCCGCGATACGGCTGTCTATTTCGAGGCGCAGAAGAACTGGCAGGATTTTGACGGCACCGACGCTGTCTTCCGCCGCGAGCGGGATTCCAATGGCTATCGCGTCACGGGCGGGGTTGATTTCGATCTGACCAAGCTGATGCGCGGCCGGGTCGGCATCGGCTATTTCTCTCAGGAATTCGATGATCCGACCTATGACGAAATCAGCGGTGTCGCGATTGATGCGGCGCTTGAATGGTTCCCCAGCGATCTGACCACTGTGACCCTGACCGCCGACCGCGGGGTCGATAATTCAGCGATCATCTCTTCGGCGGGCTATATCTCGTCTGATGTGATGATCCAGCTCGATCACGAGCTGCGCCGCAATGTCATCCTGTCGGGCTTTGCCGCTTTCGGCCGGGACGAATATGACGACCCGCTGCTCAACGGCATGGGCATGCCGGTGATGGACGTGAACGGCAATCCGGTCAGCCAGGAAATCGATCGTTTCGGTGTCGGGCTGGGTGCGGATTACTATATGAACCGAACGTTCTCGGTCGGTGTCGATTATACCTATGAGACCCAGGATGTCGCGCGGACCGTCTTTGATGGTGGCTTCGACACCAATTTCGATGTCCATCAAGTCCTGATCACCGCGACCTTCAAGCGCTGAAGAAAGATTCATCCCGTCTACCCGTAAAGGTGGCACGGCTCCTGCAACCCCGCTTTGTGCGGGGTTTTTCTTTTTCCCGTCATTAGCTTAACTACCTTGGGGTATGCTCAGGCTTCACCCGAAGGTCAAAACGGCCGGAGCTGTCATGAACGCCTTTACGCAGATCACCATGCCGATGCAGCAAACAGGTAATAATGCCCCCGCGATCGACCTGCCCGCGCTGTGGTCCATCTTCCGTCGCCGTTTCCGGATCTTCGTCGCTGCCGCGATCGTGACGCTGGCGCTGGTTACCGTCATCACTTTTCAGATGACCCCGAAATATACCGCCGAGGCGCGGGTCGTTCTCAATGCCCGAGAGACGCAAGCCCTTGATGTCTCCGCCATCATCTCCGGCATCTCACCCGATGCGGCAACAGTAGAGACGGAAGTTCAGATCATCCGTAGTCGGTCCATGGCCGAGCGCGTGGCGGATGAGCTAAACCTGTTTGAAGAGCCTGAGTTCAATCCGTCCGTGAGCGGCAAGAAGGGGTTCTTCTCCGGCCTCTTCCCTTCGCAGCTCTCATCTGAAGATAATGATCGCATGATGCGCTCGCGCGTGATCAATCGGGTGCTCGATGCCGTTGAGGTTGAGCGTGCTGGGATCACCCATGCCATTTCCATCCGGGTTGAAAGCAAAAGCCCGTCGCGCGCGGCGGACATCGCCAATGCCTTTGCCGAGCAATATCTCGTCGACAGCCTCGATAAGAAATTTGAGACCTACCAGATCGTCAGCACCTATCTGAGTGAGGCCGTGACCGAGCATCGCGTCAAGCTGCGGATCGCAGAAGACGCCATCGAAACCTATCGCGCCGAAAACGGTCTTCTGTCTGCGGAAGGATCGCTTCTTTCCGAGCAACAGATTGCTGATCTTCAGGCCCAACTGATCGCATCAGAAGCAGAGCTTGCCGAACGCCTTGCCAAGCTGCGCGACGTCAATCAGCGCCTTGCTGCGGGCGTCAGCGCCGATGCCATTGCTGATGTGCTCGCATCCCCCGTCATCTCTGACCTGCGCGCCAAACAGGCCGATCTTGCGCGCCGCCGGGCGGATCTTGAATCCCGCTATGGCCCGCTTCACCCCAGCCTTGATAATCTGAAGTCGGAGGAAGCCGATCTTCAGGGGCAGGTGCAGGCTGAAATCGACCGGATCGTCGGGCGCCTTGAAAGCGATGTCTCCGTCGCGCGAGAGCGTGTTGGGTCAATCCGTTCCGCGATCAATGGTCTGCGCTCTGATCTCTCCACCGACAACCAGGCACTTGTCCGCCTGCGCGAGCTGGAACGCGAAGCGGATGTCAGCCGCAAGAACTATGAGGCGCTGCTCGCTCGTGCGCAGCAGGCGGAGCTTTTCGAAGACCTCGCCGAGGCTGATGCGCGTATCGCTGACCGTGCCGCCGTGCCGACCAGTCCTTCTTCGCCGAACAAGAAACTGAACCTTGCCCTTGGCATTATACTTGGCGGCGCCATGGGTGGCCTGATGATCGTCCTTGCCGAGATCTTCGACAATGGCATCCGCACGGCAGAAGACATTGAGCGCACACTGAATACAAACCTTGTCGCGCTGGTGCCGGCCCTGACGCCGGAGAAACTGACGGGCGAGATCACCTCCCCGCAGGATTATCTTGTCGAGAAACCGCTCTCTTCATTCGCGGAAAGCTACCGCACGCTTCGCACCGCGCTGACGCTCGGCAAGGAAGCAGGTTCGGGTGGCCGGGTGATCGCGCTGACCTCGGCGCTGTCGGGCGAAGGCAAGTCGTCGTCGGCCATGTGCCTTGGCCGGATTTCGGCCCTGTCGGGCGACAAGGTGCTGGTCATCGATTGTGACGTCCGCCGCCGCATGCTCTCGACCAAGCTGATGGATGACGATGCAGCGCCTCGCGGTCTCGCCGAAGTCCTGCGCGGCGATGTGCCCCTGCGCAATGCGATCCTCAAAGATGACAAATCCGATCTTCGCATCTTGCCCGTCTCTGAGGACCGCTCTGGGCTTGGCGATCTCTTCGGCTCGGGCCGTTTCGAGGCGCTCCTCAGCCAGCTTCGCACCAAATTCGATCTCATCATCCTCGATACCGCGCCGCTGACGGCGGTTGCTGATACCCGGATGGTGGTTTCCCTCGCCGATAAGGTCGTGCAGTTTGTGAAATGGAAACAAACGCCGGTTACGGTCGCGCGGACCGCGAACAAGATCCTGGGCGAACTGGATACTGAATTGGCAGGGGCCGTTCTCAGCCAGGTCGATATGCGCGCCCAGGCAGGGTATGGGTATGAAGGCAGCTATCGCTACTACGCGCAGCACGGGAAGTATTATTACGACTAAGGGGCTGCTGCTCACCTTTCTGGTGGTGATGCTAGGCCTAGGCGGCTGTGCCACCACCAAGAAGGGGCCGGGCACCCTCTCGCCGCCGCTCAAGCGACTCGATATTTCCTCCGAATTCGGATCAAGGGGCGGACGCCCACATTACGGCATCGACCTGACCGCCGATCAGGGCACAAAGGTCATGTCCTCCGCCGATGGCAAAGTGATCTTTGCAGGAAAGCAACGCGGCTTTGGCAAGATCGTCATCATCGATCATGGCGGCGGGGTGCAGACCTATTATGCGCATCTCTCTCGCATCAAGACCAGCAAGGGCAAGAAAGTCGACCGTGGGCAGACGATCGGCCTTGTCGGCAAGACCGGCAATGCCTCGGGCCCGCATCTTCATTTCGAAGTTCGTCATGGCGGCACGCCAGTTGATCCGCTGCTCCAGCTTTCGACCCTGCCGCGCGGCTGATATGAAAAAGGCCCGGCGCATGGCCGGGCCCTGATCATTCATCCGTCATCTGACTCAGGTCACGAAGGTGAAATCGTCCGGCGTGATGTCCGCGAGTGAGAAATTCTCAAGCACCAGCACGCGGTCATCCCAGGTGAAGACGACATCATCTCCGACCTGTTCTGCGGCATCGAGCGCCTGTTCGAATTTTTTGATGCCTTCGAGTTTCTTCATATAGATATTGTCGACGCCATCCTCGAAATCGGTGATCACGTCATATCCGTCAAAGAACAGGAATGTGTCGGCGCCTGACCCGCCGGTCATGACGTCATCGCCGGTACTGCCGTCGAGGAAGTCATCCCCTGCGCCGCCATCGAGCGTATCGTCACTATTGTTCCCGTGCAGCGTATCTGCGCCGTCACCACCGTAAAGGACGTCGAGGCCGCCTTCGCCATAGATCTCGTCATTACCGGCATCGCCAAAGATCGTGTCCTTGCCAAAGCCGCCGCGGAGGAGGTCGTTATTGTCACCGCCATGCATTTCGTCATGGCCGTCTTCGCCGTCGAGCGTGTCACTGCCCTGATCGCCAAACAGCGTGTCATTGCCGACCCCGCCAAGCAGCCTGTCGTCATCATTCCCGCCACGGATGATATCATTTGCGCGATTGCCGAAGAGCTCGTCTTCGCCGTCGCCACCTTCAAGGCTGTCATTACCGTCGCCGCCAAAAAGGTCGTCGTCGCCCGCACCGCCGAGCAGCGTGTCGCGGCCGCCTTCACCTTCAAGGATGTCCGACTGGTCGCCACCATCGAGATGGTCATTGCCGTCCTCACCGCGCAGCGAGTCGATCCCAGCGCCGCCATAAAGCTCGTCATCACCGAGCCCGC
Protein-coding regions in this window:
- a CDS encoding M23 family metallopeptidase, which codes for MLGLGGCATTKKGPGTLSPPLKRLDISSEFGSRGGRPHYGIDLTADQGTKVMSSADGKVIFAGKQRGFGKIVIIDHGGGVQTYYAHLSRIKTSKGKKVDRGQTIGLVGKTGNASGPHLHFEVRHGGTPVDPLLQLSTLPRG
- a CDS encoding GumC family protein produces the protein MNAFTQITMPMQQTGNNAPAIDLPALWSIFRRRFRIFVAAAIVTLALVTVITFQMTPKYTAEARVVLNARETQALDVSAIISGISPDAATVETEVQIIRSRSMAERVADELNLFEEPEFNPSVSGKKGFFSGLFPSQLSSEDNDRMMRSRVINRVLDAVEVERAGITHAISIRVESKSPSRAADIANAFAEQYLVDSLDKKFETYQIVSTYLSEAVTEHRVKLRIAEDAIETYRAENGLLSAEGSLLSEQQIADLQAQLIASEAELAERLAKLRDVNQRLAAGVSADAIADVLASPVISDLRAKQADLARRRADLESRYGPLHPSLDNLKSEEADLQGQVQAEIDRIVGRLESDVSVARERVGSIRSAINGLRSDLSTDNQALVRLRELEREADVSRKNYEALLARAQQAELFEDLAEADARIADRAAVPTSPSSPNKKLNLALGIILGGAMGGLMIVLAEIFDNGIRTAEDIERTLNTNLVALVPALTPEKLTGEITSPQDYLVEKPLSSFAESYRTLRTALTLGKEAGSGGRVIALTSALSGEGKSSSAMCLGRISALSGDKVLVIDCDVRRRMLSTKLMDDDAAPRGLAEVLRGDVPLRNAILKDDKSDLRILPVSEDRSGLGDLFGSGRFEALLSQLRTKFDLIILDTAPLTAVADTRMVVSLADKVVQFVKWKQTPVTVARTANKILGELDTELAGAVLSQVDMRAQAGYGYEGSYRYYAQHGKYYYD
- a CDS encoding outer membrane beta-barrel protein — translated: MFRDKLHRPAIIGATTIGLVISSFGGVALAESLFIRDRNISVLERERPGYEAEGLRTGQFIIKPKVDVGVGYSSNVFALSDVDAALGFDVFEDESDVYAFARPSVRFESDWSRHAIAGGAYVEAVRFNEFDEESMVDWGAYLDGQIDVTEFADFFGGLSYDRLNESRRSYNSAFLFDEPINYTQGEIYGGYRQEFGRVKIKGQLGAQTRDYDDAQVIPLVVVTPGLFFNADQDFRDRTAITALGEVAFAVTRDTAVYFEAQKNWQDFDGTDAVFRRERDSNGYRVTGGVDFDLTKLMRGRVGIGYFSQEFDDPTYDEISGVAIDAALEWFPSDLTTVTLTADRGVDNSAIISSAGYISSDVMIQLDHELRRNVILSGFAAFGRDEYDDPLLNGMGMPVMDVNGNPVSQEIDRFGVGLGADYYMNRTFSVGVDYTYETQDVARTVFDGGFDTNFDVHQVLITATFKR
- a CDS encoding polysaccharide biosynthesis/export family protein, whose protein sequence is MRLLSLFAFLALMFSACASTPGGSNSNIVEAGQREPFDAAQYLLGPGDRIRLIVYNEADLSGEFTIDGAGQVSLPLIGEVEANGLTVSEWRQAVDAKLRGGYLKDPRVSAEVAAYRPYYILGEVERAGTYPYQSGLTVLNAVATAEGFTYRANQKYVFIRRDGESVETRYDLTSTTPVRPGDTIRIGERFF
- a CDS encoding calcium-binding protein; translation: MATISGTNQSEETLGTQDPDFIEGLDGHDTIKGRNGQDTVAGGAGNDLLFGNRGHDNIDGGDGQDTLKGGDGNDTMVGGTGIDLLQGEEGDDSLMGGGDADILEGANGADHLSGEGGDDELFGGNGDDELDGGDGADELFGNRAHDTLLGGGGADTLLGGLGDDELYGGAGIDSLRGEDGNDHLDGGDQSDILEGEGGRDTLLGGAGDDDLFGGDGNDSLEGGDGEDELFGNRANDIIRGGNDDDRLLGGVGNDTLFGDQGSDTLDGEDGHDEMHGGDNNDLLRGGFGKDTIFGDAGNDEIYGEGGLDVLYGGDGADTLHGNNSDDTLDGGAGDDFLDGSTGDDVMTGGSGADTFLFFDGYDVITDFEDGVDNIYMKKLEGIKKFEQALDAAEQVGDDVVFTWDDRVLVLENFSLADITPDDFTFVT